One Anas platyrhynchos isolate ZD024472 breed Pekin duck chromosome 2, IASCAAS_PekinDuck_T2T, whole genome shotgun sequence DNA segment encodes these proteins:
- the LOC101795034 gene encoding uncharacterized protein, with the protein MFAQWDVSEQPKHSACVLLRAWQRGKLTEGLDRLRTSAVARGACNKLSVTLLGLVRPATFLSGGRMNADASFRCAPTGPDPLWRYLTEHDPKYEGKKKLKISGRELAAVPEQVFGLDQLQVLEMSPERESCLRHRLELLPRDISRLKNLTLLYMDSNNLKAIPAEIGSLRHLERLTLSNNRLSSLPPEMAALQRLRSLHLANNSLTELPAPLCQLRGLTFLDLSDNKIRTIPSSIRHLEKLETLLLLFNSLESLPEDICVLRNLHTLWLGNNCLRALPASFGELVNLDWGCNYCSCNFEGNPLECPPPEICSRGPEEIRDYFLSLHRTQRE; encoded by the coding sequence ATGTTTGCTCAGTGGGACGTCTCTGAGCAACCCAAACACTCCGCATGTGTGTTGTTACGTGCCTGGCAGAGAGGTAAGCTGACAGAGGGCCTTGATCGACTGAGAACCTCAGCAGTTGCCCGTGGTGCATGCAACAAATTGTCTGTCACCCTCCTGGGCTTAGTTCGGCCAGCTACATTTCTTTCTGGTGGAAGAATGAACGCAGATGCCTCCTTCAGATGTGCCCCTACGGGTCCTGACCCACTGTGGAGGTACCTTACAGAGCACGACCCAAAGTACGAAGGGAAGAAGAAACTGAAGATCTCCGGCAGAGAGCTGGCAGCGGTTCCTGAGCAGGTCTTCGGCCTGGaccagctgcaggtcctggagaTGAGCCCAGAACGGGAGAGCTGCCTGAGGCACCGCCTGGAGCTGCTCCCCCGAGACATCAGCCGCCTGAAGAACCTCACCCTCCTTTACATGGACTCCAACAACCTGAAGGCCATTCCTGCCGAAATCGGCTCTCTGAGGCACTTGGAGAGGCTCACCCTGAGCAACAACCgcctgagctccctgccccCTGAAATGGCGGCGCTTCAGAGGCTGCGAAGCCTCCACCTGGCCAACAACAGCCTGACTGAACTGCCTGCCCCTCTCTGCCAGCTAAGGGGCCTCACCTTTCTGGACCTGAGTGACAACAAAATCCGCACAATCCCCTCCAGCATCCGGCATCTGGAGAAACTGGAAACGCTGCTGTTGCTCTTCAACTCCCTGGAGAGCCTGCCTGAGGATATCTGTGTTTTAAGGAACCTGCACACGTTGTGGCTGGGAAACAACTGTTTACGGGCCCTTCCAGCAAGCTTTGGGGAGTTGGTGAACCTGGACTGGGGATGCAATTACTGCTCGTGCAATTTTGAGGGGAATCCACTGGAATGTCCTCCCCCTGAGATCTGCAGCAGAGGCCCTGAAGAGATCAGAGATTATTTCTTGTCGCTTCATAGGACGCAGAGAGAATAG